Genomic segment of Plasmodium vinckei vinckei genome assembly, chromosome: PVVCY_10:
TTATTTTACATGTGAAAATACGTATTTacgatattttttaaaggatatattttccattattacacataaataaatattgttatattttatatacatacaaatAATCATACTActtatgatatatttttatactatttatattgtaCGCATATTGAttgcacatatataatatatgtatatatttatttatttttatggcATTTTATTGTAATTATTCAAAGACTTttctacaaaaaaaaataaataaataataataataaatttaataaaataaaaataaataattaaaataaaataaacaaaaatacaCAAGCATAAGTTAAATTGAATGGCTACATATAAACGGGGATAAGGGAAGCGGTTTAATGGCCCAAGCATATGATATGCAATATGAATAcaaatgaacaaaaaaataataaaaaactatGGAAAGCAActgtaataaataatatatttataaatagcacaaactatttttttgaattttcaaaatatatatattatatatatatgttttgtttgtatgttataaaaataatataataataatatttcagtACGTTTTGGAAAAAACCTGTAATGTAAAcacatttaaatatataaagggtactttttttttcctaaaaaatatattataaaatttattaaaagttATGGATAATAATAGggaagtgaaaaaaaaaagttttttgAAAAACTGGAATATTAGTTATTTGTCAAATAATTtcaacaattttattaaaagtaACATTCATAACAAAAGCGAAAATAATAGCGGTATTAAAATTGGCATTAGTAATGGCACTGCCGATAATACTAGCAAGAATGACTATAATTTAATGGATAATAACATACACATAACTGACATTAGAGAAATGAGtgatataaacataaataatataaaaaatattcgcCCTGATTATTATGGGAAAGGATATTCTACTTCTGAAATTGGAAATAACAATACATGCATTAAtaatcataaatataataactaCAACACCAACAGTAATgatattcaaataaattttattcataCTAATGATAAGGAAAAAACACATATGAATTTTTCTGGCACATACAATAAAATCAATTTTCAAAATCTTCATCAAACTAGTATACCATTTAATGCGGAAACTAATGCagaaaataacaaaacCAGCTTTATCGATATGAATTCCATAAAGGAGAATAGCAATAGCTAtaataaatgcatatatagaaatttacataattgtaataataataattccgATACAATGAATAcacaatataatatagactataataaatgcacatttgatgataaaaataatattaaaattgaaaacataaaaaatcataataattCCAATACTGAAAATACTAATAACAATGATCAATctagaaataaatatgatataaacAATGAATATtgtatgaataaaaatcgATTTATTAATGAGAATAGTAGCGAATACAAAGATAATTTaatgaatttaaataaCCAAGGAAacgaaaataataatacttcTAATAATAGTGATCAAATAtcctttaaaaataatcgaTCATGTTCCGTTTCTTCTATGGTATCTTCCAACTCTTCAATTCCTTCATCTGTTTACTCTGGTCAATCGCCTAATTATTCTCAAACCAATAGAATTAATCAGAAGAAGCATAAAATATCGAGAAATACTGGttcaaatgataataatgttaataaaagGAGTAGCAGCATATCTCAtactataaataataatagcaaTGGCCATACTTATTATGCCTATGAAAATTCGCACCTTGATTGGAATAGCAgcgaaaataataatcctCTCTCAGAGGAACAAACTAATGAAAATGgacaaaaagaaaattataatatttatcgatcagaattaaataaaaatatatcagcCTATACATCCAATGATCGGAATACCCAAACTTGTTCTACTAATAACTGTATAACTACTAATCCGAGTACAAATACAAGTTCTGAAACACGACCACATTCTTCTGAATGTATCTTAAATGATAACCCTAATAGCGGTTATGGGGGTCATGATGGTAATAGAAGGAATTGCAAGAACGGTCAATACAGCATAAACTacaattttgtaaatactaatacagaaaataaaaggacttccatttttagcaacgataataataacagtAATAACAACAATAAAGATGATAGTGAAATTTTTACCGATACCCAAAGAGGCTTAAACCAATATTCCCAAGACACCGACCCAAAATATTCTCGATTTAGTAATAATGCATATAGTGAGAATTATACTAACCAGATGAGAATGAGCAACGATGGACAGGGAAATAATGGCCAAGAGAGCGGGGGAAACGATAGATATAATAGGCGTGATAGATATGAGAAACGTGGAGGGAGGAGCTATGACAATAATGGGCAAGGGAATGGAGGAGATAGCGATGGCGGAAGTGGAGATAATAATGGACAAGGAAATCGCGAAGGAGATAGCGAAGGGGATAGTGATGATGGCGCTAGCCGAAAGAAAAGTAAAAATCGTCGCAAAGAAAGTAGCATGGATGATGAAgttgaaagaaaaaataataattcactAAATTTAGATATGTTAAACCCCgaagaaagaaaaagagaagccgaaaaatataaagtatTAGGAAACCAAAGTTATAAATTAGGCTATATTGAATCCGCAATAGATTATTATACAAAAGCTATACAATATGATAATACAAATcatgtttattttactaATCGAGCAttatgttataaaaaacaaaaattatggaAATTAGCAAATATAGATGCAAGGCAAGCATTAAATTTAGAAGAAGAATCCGTAAAGGCTCATTATATACTTGGATTAACTTTATTACATCTAAATAGTTTAGAAGAaggattaaaaaaattaacaaaagcAAAAACATTATCTAGCTATTTAAAAGATTCTAACGAAAGTGAAATCaatagatatattttacaagcaaaaaaattaatatatctgCGTGATGAACAAACTaaacaattaaaatatgcaGAATTgcaatcattttttattgaaaaaattaatttattaaaccAAATGGGGTACATAactaatgaagaaaaatttttaagaaCAGAACAAACAGAAGATCTATTTAAAGAAGTATTAGGAACTTTCCAAAAAAAGCAAATTCCAGATTATTTATGTTGTAAAATATCTATGTGCTTAATGAATGAACCTGTTATTACTCCAAGTGGTGTGacatatgataaaatttttttgtatgaACATGTAAAACACAATGGCTCATTTGATCCAGTAAGTAGAGAGCAGTTTTCTATTCGAGAAGTTATACCTAATTATGCCATTAAAGAGGCAactgataattttttgaagaCAAACCCATGGGCCTTTGAAGAATAAGAGTGCTGACCATGATTCTCTCGATCGTTTGCGACCTGGGCCTGTGCATTATCGTTCTTTTAGCccgttttttttcattattttttttgctttatCCAAATTCgttttgataaatatacattacCGTTGGTACACCATGCGATAATTATGTATGATCAAAGAAAACATATGCACAAGCAAGcacgtatatatatgtactaTTCTCTTGATTATACATGTGCCAAAgctacatatatatatggctAGCTTGCATATATCATAACGCTTATAAGCATCTGAAGTTTCCTGAGCATTaggcatattttttttttatttttcattcatAGTTTTCCCCTATATTCCTATTATGCTTTCATTGCTTTATTGGCATCGCAGTGTTACTTcgtgtatatttttatatttcaatttatagcactttatttattttattatttatatttattatcacatgtttattattatgttattTGTTCGCATTTCTCCATCATTTTGTAGTTTTTAAAACAACTGAAATTCAAATGTGgcatttgttttttaaaaatgtgcaTATGCGTATATATGTCTATGGCTGTTTGCGCATTTTGATATTTTCTCACCTATGCCCGCATTATTCATAAGTtccttatttattttaaataattttttaaagttttaaaagcaaacaaatttaaaaattttaaactataaatacataatatttactattaaaaatatataatatttatttaaaaggcTACATTTTACAGTAACCCTCCTTTACACATAACCCCCAATATCCGGTGTTTCTCGTTCATTTCGTGTATCCTTACATTTcctttatttctttatatttccttttttaaacCCGTTTTATGCAACCTCTCTtggaaatttttatttattattatattttttttaactattACAAAAAGtgatggaaaaaaaaaataaataatgctaataataaaaataaaccaaACAAAGCGACATTATAAGTGAGATCACAATttgtgataaaaaaaagagaacgcaaaaaaaaaaaatagtatgaATGAATAAATAGCCTAATGAAATCAAAGAGAAATAGTAATTGCTTCAAAATATAAGCATAGAAAagtacaaaaaaatgaataaaaatttccttaataaaattaaaaagtgaattatattcatatacaCAATTCtctaaaataataagtaaGGAAactatatattcataagcGCAAGTATGCAGGTACAcgtatgaatatatttatgtaccATTTCAGGCTGTAAACCATTCgaattctttattttattcacattcattgtgtatatattgtaCCTTCCTTACCTTCACTTAAAAtgtgaatataaaatataatgttttttttcgttaatacatatttattggtatcttatttaatatatgccATAGCTattatacttttatttacacAACATGGCGATGCAAATATTGTGCCTAAAATACTCTCCAAAAATGATTACCCgagatatatttattcaacAATAAATAAGCCAACCTATCAGCTAAATGTAAAACatataacaaataaaagttTAAATTTGGCAAGTAGAACTCAAAAAAGAAGGTTGGGTATTTCCTATTACTATATTGGGGATAACAATGAAGGACCAGGCACCTTTGTTCGggcatttaataaaaatcatCAGTTTGTAAAACCGAAGAATGGATCAGGTTTTATCGGTTATTCCCTGTTTAGAGAAAAGGGGGAGGATTTATGGAGAAAACAACTAAAAAAAACGcattctatatttataaaaaaaacaaacaagGATATagttgataaaaatattgatgaTATGATTAACGAAAACGATGATGTAAATGACGAAATTGACGAGAATGGTGATAGCGAGGTATCTGAAGACAATTTGAGTCCCCCATCCCATGATAACAATTTCAAGATGAATGATGGTGGTACGATAAAACCACAAGAAACCAACTatgatttaataaatgattatatattgctaaaaaaaaatagtaaaactataaaagaattaataaaagaagGTATATGGGTATGTCCTAAAGagaatattaaaatgatTAGGAAACGAactgataaaaaaataaattggaattatattttaaaaaaaaataacgaattattaaaaaataacgtTGATAAGATTtatgatgatatatatgataaacaaaatgttgatgata
This window contains:
- a CDS encoding E3 ubiquitin-protein ligase, putative; this encodes MDNNREVKKKSFLKNWNISYLSNNFNNFIKSNIHNKSENNSGIKIGISNGTADNTSKNDYNLMDNNIHITDIREMSDININNIKNIRPDYYGKGYSTSEIGNNNTCINNHKYNNYNTNSNDIQINFIHTNDKEKTHMNFSGTYNKINFQNLHQTSIPFNAETNAENNKTSFIDMNSIKENSNSYNKCIYRNLHNCNNNNSDTMNTQYNIDYNKCTFDDKNNIKIENIKNHNNSNTENTNNNDQSRNKYDINNEYCMNKNRFINENSSEYKDNLMNLNNQGNENNNTSNNSDQISFKNNRSCSVSSMVSSNSSIPSSVYSGQSPNYSQTNRINQKKHKISRNTGSNDNNVNKRSSSISHTINNNSNGHTYYAYENSHLDWNSSENNNPLSEEQTNENGQKENYNIYRSELNKNISAYTSNDRNTQTCSTNNCITTNPSTNTSSETRPHSSECILNDNPNSGYGGHDGNRRNCKNGQYSINYNFVNTNTENKRTSIFSNDNNNSNNNNKDDSEIFTDTQRGLNQYSQDTDPKYSRFSNNAYSENYTNQMRMSNDGQGNNGQESGGNDRYNRRDRYEKRGGRSYDNNGQGNGGDSDGGSGDNNGQGNREGDSEGDSDDGASRKKSKNRRKESSMDDEVERKNNNSLNLDMLNPEERKREAEKYKVLGNQSYKLGYIESAIDYYTKAIQYDNTNHVYFTNRALCYKKQKLWKLANIDARQALNLEEESVKAHYILGLTLLHLNSLEEGLKKLTKAKTLSSYLKDSNESEINRYILQAKKLIYLRDEQTKQLKYAELQSFFIEKINLLNQMGYITNEEKFLRTEQTEDLFKEVLGTFQKKQIPDYLCCKISMCLMNEPVITPSGVTYDKIFLYEHVKHNGSFDPVSREQFSIREVIPNYAIKEATDNFLKTNPWAFEE